TCTCTTGCCCCTTCAAAATTCATGAAATATTTGAGGTAAATACATATCGATCTTTACATTTATTTCGATTTTGTGATGAAAACATGATTTTATGGATTGTTTATGttcaatttttttgatattaaggtaattttgttgtgtttgctttttttgatttttcatcattttttgcTTGATTTAGTGATttacttatcaaattaaaagatTAGTAAAGGATACGATTAGAAAGTGATTTATTAATTTGCTTGTAGGTTGTTCATCGGTTTTTGGCTATATAGGTTCGATTGTGtttaattttgtgatttttcattatattttgCTTGATTTATTAATTTACTTGTCACATTGAAATATCAGTAAATAATCTGATAGTAAatgatttattaatttattaatttgcttatcaattgttcttcattttttgaatatttaggTTCAATAGAAATTGCTTTTGGAAGTTTTTGTATTTTGACTAAAGGAGGAGCTAGGACTATATGCTATGCCAGTGAGAACACTCATGGAGAAGAGGGTCTTATAGCTCCTTATCTACTATTCTAGTGCTTTTATACCAATCCATCTATGATGATGTCAAGTAACTCTTCTCTTGTTAATTCATTCCCTTGTAATAGAGcactttgaaatatttaaacCACATTATATCACTTTGTATCCAGGCAGGCCCTAAAAAGTTAATGCGAAGTATTTAGCTAAGGCAAAGATTTAGAACAATTGGCAGCTGTGAAATGAATGCTTCACCAATATGCGACACCATTACAATCTGCACAACTCTCTTGTTTCACCATTACTAGCATTCACCAATTATCACCCACTTCCAAGATTAGTTCAGCTCATACACAACTATATATTTATTCAACCCTTAAACTCTCCTGATGCTCAATCAATCGAAAACACCCCATTTGTCCCAGCAGTCATCAGAAATAACAGCTCAAAACCCTACatatcaaatttctctcttgaTAGCAAAAGGGTGGTTGAAGATTTGATTTCTATTTTCACTCACAGAAGTTTTGATCCCAACAACCAAGAACTGAGTCAGCTCGGTTCTAAACTCACCCCTGAGATTGTTGAAACCGTGTTAAAGGGGATCAGAAATTGGAGAATTGCttacaaattttttaattgggCAAAATTTCAAAATGGATATGTGCACAATTGCTATACTTACAATGCTATGGCATCAATCCTATCAGGTGCTCGACAAAATGCCCTAATGAAAGCTTTGGCTTTAGACTTGATTGATAATGGACGTTTTATAAGTCCTGGTGCATTGGGTTTTTTTATTAGGTGTTTGGGTAAAGTAAGATTAGTGGAAGAAGCTAATGTGTTATTTGATCATGTTAGGGAGATGGGTATCTGTATTCCTAATAGTTATAGCTATAATTGTTTGTTAGAGACTATAGCAAAGTCGAGTATGAGCTATTTAGCTGAGAAGAGGTTGAATGAAATGCGCAATTTTGGGTTGATTGTTGATAAGTACACTATGACTCCTCTACTGCAGATTTACTGCAATGCTAGAGAGTTTGAGAAGAGTTTGATTGTTTTCAATCAAATGCTTGAAAAGGGTTGGGTTGACTCCCATGTTCTGTCGATTTTAGTTGTGTCTTTCAGTAAGGGGGGAGAAGTGGATAAGGCTTTTGAGTTGATTGAAAAGATGGAAGATTGGAACTTGACATTGAATGAAAAGACATTTTATGTACTAATACATGGGTTTGTATCTGATTGTAATGTTGATAAGGCCCTTCAGCTATTTGACAGAATGCACAGAACCGGATTTTCTGCTGACATTGGCGTCTACGATGTACTGATTAGAGGTCTTTGCAAACATAAAGAGCCTCTTAGAGCTATGCAATTGTACTCAGAAATGAAAAATTGTGGGATATTTCCTGATGCTGGTATACTCACGGAGCTTATATCATCTGTCGGAGAAGAGGTAATGGCACAATTACTTGAGGAAAACGGAGATTGTTTTGATGATGAGTTAGTGAAATTGCTTTACAATTCTGTTTTGAATGGTCTTGTTCGCATTGGTCTCATTGATAGAGCCCTTGACCTGGTGAAAATGATGATGGAGGAAAAACATCAATGTGGTAGCAGGTTAGAAAAGTTTTTCAAGCTTAAAGGAATTAATTGCTTGGATTCATCTTCTTTCAGTATTATAATAAATGTTTTATGCCAAAATAGTAGATTGGATGAAGCATTACAGCTCTTTGGGTCAATGGATAAATTTTGTTGTCAAAAGGATACATTACTTTATAACAATCTTCTTGATGCTTTAAGCAAGGCTGACAGAATACTTGACAGTCTTCACCTGTTGGGAGAGATGAAACAGTCTGGGATCAAGCTAACCCATTTCACCTATAACTCTATATATGGATACTTCTGTAAAAAGGGGGATGTTGTAGGAGCTACTACTATAGTAAAAGAGATGTGTCTAAGACAGCATGAACCGTGGATAAAGAATTCTACCACTCTTGTCAAACAGCTATGCACTCGTGGAAGAGCAGTGGAAGCGTGTAATTTTCTTGCTAATATGGTTGAAGCAGGTCTTGTTCCGCATTTGATTCCGTATTCTGCTGCTATCGATGGGCTTTTCAAACTTCAAGAAGTTGACCGGGCTCTGGAGCTGTTTCGTGATATATATTCCCGCGGTTACAGACCTGATGTTGTTGCTTATAACATTTTGATTGATGGTCTTTGTAAAGCTAACAGAATGTCTGAGGCGGAGAACATGTTGAAAGAAATGCAGGCACAGGGGCTTGTCCCTTCAACAGTAACCTATAATTCTATCATTGATGGGTGGTGTAAGAATGGTAATGTAGATCAAGCTATTGTTTGGTATTCAAATATGGATGAGGTAAACAGGGAGCCTAATGTCATAACATATACAACGCTAATAGATGGGCTATGTAATGCTGAGCGACCCAATGATGCGCTTATGCTGTGGAATCAAATGGAGGTTAAAGCTTGTCCACCCAACAAAATTGCTTTCATGGCCTTGATCAGTGGTCTGTCCAAGAATGGCTTGCCAGATAGGGCACAATCTTATCTCCAAGAGATGGAGAAAAGGGAAATGAGTGCT
This genomic stretch from Amaranthus tricolor cultivar Red isolate AtriRed21 chromosome 9, ASM2621246v1, whole genome shotgun sequence harbors:
- the LOC130823148 gene encoding putative pentatricopeptide repeat-containing protein At5g08310, mitochondrial, with amino-acid sequence MRHHYNLHNSLVSPLLAFTNYHPLPRLVQLIHNYIFIQPLNSPDAQSIENTPFVPAVIRNNSSKPYISNFSLDSKRVVEDLISIFTHRSFDPNNQELSQLGSKLTPEIVETVLKGIRNWRIAYKFFNWAKFQNGYVHNCYTYNAMASILSGARQNALMKALALDLIDNGRFISPGALGFFIRCLGKVRLVEEANVLFDHVREMGICIPNSYSYNCLLETIAKSSMSYLAEKRLNEMRNFGLIVDKYTMTPLLQIYCNAREFEKSLIVFNQMLEKGWVDSHVLSILVVSFSKGGEVDKAFELIEKMEDWNLTLNEKTFYVLIHGFVSDCNVDKALQLFDRMHRTGFSADIGVYDVLIRGLCKHKEPLRAMQLYSEMKNCGIFPDAGILTELISSVGEEVMAQLLEENGDCFDDELVKLLYNSVLNGLVRIGLIDRALDLVKMMMEEKHQCGSRLEKFFKLKGINCLDSSSFSIIINVLCQNSRLDEALQLFGSMDKFCCQKDTLLYNNLLDALSKADRILDSLHLLGEMKQSGIKLTHFTYNSIYGYFCKKGDVVGATTIVKEMCLRQHEPWIKNSTTLVKQLCTRGRAVEACNFLANMVEAGLVPHLIPYSAAIDGLFKLQEVDRALELFRDIYSRGYRPDVVAYNILIDGLCKANRMSEAENMLKEMQAQGLVPSTVTYNSIIDGWCKNGNVDQAIVWYSNMDEVNREPNVITYTTLIDGLCNAERPNDALMLWNQMEVKACPPNKIAFMALISGLSKNGLPDRAQSYLQEMEKREMSADIFVHIGLLDSFLLNKNPVMAMDLLKKIVEKNMFPNPVDKNYAIVRNAVLKLRVEPLTASCVNTLLAEGSIPVS